Part of the Bacillus andreraoultii genome is shown below.
GAGTTTCTCCAAAGCTATGGGTTTTTTCTAATTGAAGAAGGAAATTACACAGAGGCTATCGAAGTATTTAATAAACTACAAAAAAGTGACCCAACAAATGTTGAATATATGGATGTTTTGGAAAGATTAAAAACGAATCTTAGTTAAACAAATTTCTCATTCAACGAGGAGGGAAATTAGATGGCCGCTCCTATTTCTGTAAATGAAAAAAAGGAATTTATTCGTTGGTTCTTAAATCATTATCAGTTAAAGCGAAGGGAATGTGTCTGGATTCTAAATTATTTAATGAGTCACGATCAATTGATGGAAAAGGTGCATTTTGTCGATCACGCAGATTATTGTCCACGTGGAATAGTGATGAGTACCCAATGTGTGGACGATGTTCCTTTTCGGTTTTATAAAGATTCAGTTATGACGACAGATGCAGAAAAGTCGTTCCATGATATTCGTCTAAATCGCGAT
Proteins encoded:
- a CDS encoding ReoY family proteolytic degradation factor, yielding MAAPISVNEKKEFIRWFLNHYQLKRRECVWILNYLMSHDQLMEKVHFVDHADYCPRGIVMSTQCVDDVPFRFYKDSVMTTDAEKSFHDIRLNRDQDIYIQLNFKSVHKSHQYALVLENNPYMPEHLQITDKDRELAELFLKNTIKNFQLEQLREKIDQALDKKDKDLFIELSEQFNHIMNQ